The DNA segment AAAATAAAAACCCATCTTCCCCGTGCAGACCGTGACCGGGATTCGAAAGGAATAATCCAGACTACACTTAAAGATGCCAATAACATGGCAGCTCAATGCATAATTTCTGCCGTACAGAATTTTGTAATCTTTGACCGCAATCTTAAAATGCTTCTGGAAGATTTTGTAAAAATGCCGAGAAGTGAACTTCTTCTTAACTGGAAAGATCTGGATCACTTTGCAGAAGGTCGTCTCAAGCAAATGTGCGTTGATGTATACAAAAAAATATTCGGGTTCGTGCAGCTCATGCAGAACTTTCAGGTAAAAGTAGAGGAAGATTAAAATGAAGTGTTCCAGCTTTCTTACAGTCCGTTCATATGAATGCGACAGCTACTCCCACGTTAATAATGCCGTATATCTTAATTATCTTGAGTTTGCAAGAATGGACTATCTTAATCAGATAGGCTTCCCTTACAATGATGTTGTAAAAGCCGGATACTTTCTTTATGTAACTCATGTGGACATTCATTACAAAGCATCCGCATTTCTTAACGATAAAATAATTATAGAAACAACTCCCGTAAAACTTGGCGCTGTCAGCGGAACCCTGCACCAGATTATCCGTAAGGAAGACGGAACTGTATGTGCAGAAGCTGATGTAACATGGGCAAGCGTAAAGAACGGAGGAATTCCTGCTAAATTACCGAAAGAATTTCTTGTAGAAGGATTAAAGCCCTGATTTTAACGCAAAACTGAATCAACAAGTCGTTTGAATTCAGGATCTATGTTTATAAAATCTGAATGAAAGTTTTGATTAATAGATGCAATGCCGTCCTTGTTTTCGATAATGGCGGCATTTTTTATTTCCAATGCCTTGCTTAAAAGACCATGTGAAGAGTTTTTTGAATTCATAGTTTTTAAATCCTTATTTTCTGTCATTTTTGTATATTATCCATATCGGCAGTTTCTAAAGATTTTTCACCAGAAATTGAATCCAAATCGGTAAAATCCAGCGGAATTACAGAAAACTTCTGCTCTGATTCCATACGGCGCTTTTTTATCTCTTCATTTTCATCAGTATCTTCCTGCTCCAGTACATTTTCTGCCCTGAATTCATCCAGAGTCTGTTCTTTTATTATTACAGGCTCAATATTTTCTACAGGCAAATCGTGTTTCTTAACTTCAGGCTCACATTCCGGAAGTTCCTCAAGTTCTCCGGCATCTTCCAGTTCCTCTGCGTCTTCAAGTTCTTCCAGCTCACCTACTTCATCAGCAGACTCTGCTTCAGGCAGACCTTCAAGTTCCTCAAGGGGCATTACATCTTCAATCTGTTCCTGTTCAGGAAGCTCTTCCAGTTCAGCCGGTTCTTCAACATGAGAATGCGTAAATTCTGCAGAAGGTTTCTCATCCTGCTGTCTGCCGTAAACAACTTCTCCTGCCCCGGAAGCAGCTGCAAGTGCTCCCAGAACCTCAGCCCAGCTTTTATCCAAAAGTTCATCTACCTGCTGACTGTACAGTTTTCCGCGGCGTCCCAGGCTCTTTTTAATTTCTCCATTCAATTCAATCTTTCGGCGTGAAATATCTTTAACCATGGAAGCCCAGTCTGCACTATCCTTACGGTCAATATATTCCCGGAGCAACGAATACTGAAACCTCTTTATTCTTGAATCAATAACGACTGAATCATCATGGCGGAGATTAAAAATTATAAAAATAATCAAAAACAAAGTTATAAACACACTTATAACAAGAAGCGTCCTTTCTCCGTCTGAAAAAATGAAATCACTCTCAGGACAGACTTCACCGCAAAAAATCCCGCCGCTGTGACTTACGAGAACCAGAGTATCTTTATCAGTTCTCACCAGAGATTCTACACCGGTAATGTTTCTGGTCCATTTTGATTCAATCTGTTCCAGAAGAAGATCTCTTCCCACAACCGGCAGAGAAAACACAACACCCTTTCCGCCAACAATCACGCCCCGGACATTCAGCGAAACAACATCATGATTCACTAAAAACCTTGTAAAATCGTCTCCTGAATAATAAAAAACGAAACTTCCCCGGAAAATTGAAAACTCATCATAAAACGGAAGGCTGTAAATTATCCTGTTACGTTCTCCGTCAAAATATACGTGAATCCTGTTTCCCGGTTCTGAATTGCTTTCGGTAAGCAGATAATCAATTTCATTTATTGCATCATAGTTTTTGTAGGAAACAACTTCATCATCTTCCCGAAGCACATCATCTGGAAAGGAACTGTAATGAATGCGTCTTCCCTCTGTTTCTACAAGCCTTATTCCTTCCAGGCCCGGATTATTCTCAAAAAAACGTCCCGTAATGTCTGTCCTTTCAATTCCCACTGTTTCCGGGACTTCCCTGCTGAAATATGAAAGAACGCTTTTTTCTGCAATATAGTTTCTTGTATTTTTTTCAATCTCTGAAGTATATTCTGAAAAAGCTGAATCCACTTTCTTTAAGCGGCTGTCTATGTTTTCTAAAACACGGGGCTCGTAAAAATTCACTTCAAGAAATTTTATTCCTCCTGCAAAAATAAACATCATGCAGGCAACGGTGAGAAAAACTGATATTAAAAGACTAAACAATGTCTTCAACGACGATGACATTAAAACCTCTCTTATGAATCACGTTTAATTTTCTTATATTTTAGCCTTTTTGTAAATGTATTACATCCATCCTGAGTATAATATCATTTTCGTTTCAAAACTGTTACCGAAGTAAAATCAAAATCCATCTCAAGCTTTTTCTCAAGTCCCTCTGTATAAACGGCAGACCGGTCATTTTTCAAAAGTACCATTTCAAAATCAGAACACTTCTTCCACAGTTCAAAGGCTTTTTCCTCTCCCATTACAAAAACCGCTGTACTCAAAGCATCCGCGTACACTCCTTTTTCTGCTATTATCGTTGCAGAAACCAGGGAATTATCGACCGGTCGTCCTGTTGCAGGATCAAAAATATGAATATATGATTTTCCGTCATCAGCAACAAAGTGCCTTTCGTAACCGCCGCTGGTAATTACAGCACAGTCATGTACTTTTACAGTAAGTACCGGTGAACCGCCCCAGGGATTTCTAAGTGCAACCCTCCAGTCTTTTCCATCCGGCTTTTTTCCCAGGAGCTGAATGTTTCCGCCAAGATCAATTAAAGCCGACCTGACACCGTTTTTTTTATACAGTTCAACTGCAGCATCTCCTGCATACCCCTTGCCTACGGCACCAGGATCAAGCATCTGTCCTTCTTTCAGCGTTATAAAATTCCCGTCCAGCTTCAGATTCTTGTATCCGACATTCTTTAAAAGCGAATCTATCTTATCGGAAGACGGAACATGATAATTTCCGTTAGTAAATCCCCATTCACGAAGAACAGGATACATGGTTATATCCAAAGCCCCGTCCGTAAGTTCAGAATACTTAACAGACAGTTCCAGAAGGTCACGGGTACTGTCGCTTACAATAACCGGATATTCCGCAGCATCGTTCACCCTGTAAAAATCACTTTGAGAATCAGTAACTGAAAACAATGCCTCCAGCCGCTCAACTTCTGCTTTTACTTCCTGATTAAGTTTTTCAGGCTCTTCAGCACGGCACTTTAAAGTCATGAAGGTATCCATGGCCATAAAACTCAAAGAGGCTTCCCTTTCTGAAGAACAGGAAAAAAATAAAACTGCAGCTGCCGGAAGCAGAACAAATTTTTTACTTACATGCTTCATATTTTCAGTGTAACAGATGAATTCAAAATAAAAAACTGCTATAATTGCCGGACTATGGCAGATATACACATTTTTGACCCCGCCCCGGAAGGAACTCCGGTATCAAATTTCGTACACCTTCATGTTCATTCAGACTATTCCCTTCTGGACAGCTGTGCAAAACTGGACAAGCTTATTGCAAAAGCAAAAAAACTCAACATGCCGGCGCTTGCCCTTACTGATCACGGAAACATGTTCGGGGTCCTTAACTTTGAACATATCTGCCATGCAAACGGTATAAATCCTATTGTCGGAGAAGAATTTTACGTTGCATACGGAAGCCACCTTGAAAAAAAAGATGCTCCTTATGGTAAAAACGGAAAAGGATGCCACTATTTTCACCTGATTCTCCTCTGCGAAAATGAAACCGGATACAAAAACATGAGCTGGCTTTCTTCAATTGCATTTACAGAAGGACTTTACAGAGGAAAACCGCGCATAGACTGGGAACTGCTTGAAAAATATCATGAAGGCCTCATCTGTCTCAGCGCATGCATTCAGGGAGAAATTCCTCAGCTTCTTATGGCTGGCAGGGAAGAAGAAGCAAGGGAAGTTGCCCTGAAATATAAAAACCTTTTTGGACCTGACCATTACTATATCGAACTTCAGGATCACGGACTCGAGGACCAGAAACGTGTTGCTCCTATGCTCATAAAGCTGGCAAAAGAGCTGGATATTCCCATGGTTGTTACAAACGACATTCACTATGTTGAAAAAGATGACGCCGAGGCACAGGATGCATTACGCTGCATTGGATTCAAGCAGCTGCTGGATCAGCCGCACCTTACAATGGGAGAAGGCAGAAGTGAATGGTATTTTAAAACTGAAGAAGAGATGAGGCAGCTTTTTCCGGATTATCCGGAAATGATTGAAAACACGATAAAGATTGCAAATATGTGCAATCTTACCATTCATCAGTATAAAACCCAGGAATTAAAAGACTGTCTTCCACGATTTGAACTTCCTAAAGAATTCCAGACACATGGAGATGACTATACAAAAAACCAGGATGATTACGTCCGCTATCTTGTAGAAAAAGGACTGCGGGCCAGATATCCTGAAATAACTCCGGAAATACGACAGCGTGCAGAATATGAACTGGGAATCATCTTCAAAATGGGATTTTCAGGCTACTTCC comes from the Treponema rectale genome and includes:
- a CDS encoding FAD:protein FMN transferase — protein: MKHVSKKFVLLPAAAVLFFSCSSEREASLSFMAMDTFMTLKCRAEEPEKLNQEVKAEVERLEALFSVTDSQSDFYRVNDAAEYPVIVSDSTRDLLELSVKYSELTDGALDITMYPVLREWGFTNGNYHVPSSDKIDSLLKNVGYKNLKLDGNFITLKEGQMLDPGAVGKGYAGDAAVELYKKNGVRSALIDLGGNIQLLGKKPDGKDWRVALRNPWGGSPVLTVKVHDCAVITSGGYERHFVADDGKSYIHIFDPATGRPVDNSLVSATIIAEKGVYADALSTAVFVMGEEKAFELWKKCSDFEMVLLKNDRSAVYTEGLEKKLEMDFDFTSVTVLKRK
- a CDS encoding acyl-CoA thioesterase codes for the protein MKCSSFLTVRSYECDSYSHVNNAVYLNYLEFARMDYLNQIGFPYNDVVKAGYFLYVTHVDIHYKASAFLNDKIIIETTPVKLGAVSGTLHQIIRKEDGTVCAEADVTWASVKNGGIPAKLPKEFLVEGLKP